In a single window of the Thermovenabulum gondwanense genome:
- the rsfS gene encoding ribosome silencing factor, translating to MTFIPEQLAQKAAKILDEKKARDVVILDISRLTVLADYFVIATGSNAIHVRALADELEEKLSESGIFPKGIEGYNEARWILLDYGDVIVHIFNGPDREYYDLERLWADAITINVDSKKDLTYNIS from the coding sequence ATGACTTTTATTCCCGAACAGCTCGCACAAAAGGCAGCAAAAATCCTTGATGAAAAAAAAGCAAGGGATGTCGTTATTCTGGATATTAGTAGATTAACCGTACTGGCTGATTATTTTGTAATCGCTACTGGTTCTAATGCTATACATGTCAGAGCTTTAGCTGATGAATTGGAAGAAAAGCTTTCAGAGAGCGGTATTTTTCCCAAGGGTATAGAAGGTTACAATGAAGCAAGATGGATATTATTAGATTACGGAGATGTTATAGTTCATATTTTCAACGGTCCGGATAGGGAATATTATGATTTAGAGAGATTGTGGGCAGATGCTATTACCATCAATGTTGACAGCAAAAAGGATTTAACATATAATATTAGCTAA
- a CDS encoding ABC transporter ATP-binding protein, whose protein sequence is MLKIQSLYLEMPNGTGNVEILKNINLNLEKGKFYAITGPNGGGKTSLAKTIMGIYRNTKGSVILDEEDITYYSITDRANKGISYAFQYPARFKGLTVSDILKVAAKDAGHKDFKKLLKAVGLCPEEYLERQCDSSLSGGEIKRIELATVLLKPSKVVIYDEPEAGVDLWSFEGILRLIKDHHSKDIITIVITHHERVLSIADEIILMSDGEIKEMGQRDKMLDLLKYKFRCDFWQNCEEGEKDDIRCFRS, encoded by the coding sequence TTGCTTAAAATTCAATCTCTTTATTTAGAAATGCCAAATGGGACGGGCAACGTAGAAATATTAAAAAATATTAATTTGAATCTGGAAAAAGGAAAATTTTATGCAATTACGGGCCCTAACGGAGGAGGAAAAACTTCCTTAGCCAAGACCATAATGGGGATTTATAGAAACACAAAGGGTTCCGTAATATTGGACGAAGAGGACATTACCTACTATAGCATCACGGACAGGGCAAATAAAGGAATAAGTTATGCATTTCAATATCCGGCAAGATTTAAAGGCCTTACTGTAAGTGATATATTAAAAGTAGCTGCGAAGGACGCAGGTCATAAAGATTTTAAAAAATTATTGAAAGCGGTAGGATTGTGCCCGGAAGAATATTTGGAAAGGCAATGCGATTCAAGCCTATCCGGAGGAGAGATAAAAAGGATTGAATTGGCCACCGTCCTATTAAAGCCTTCCAAAGTGGTAATTTACGATGAACCGGAAGCAGGGGTGGATTTATGGAGCTTTGAAGGTATTTTAAGGCTAATTAAAGACCACCATAGCAAAGATATAATTACAATTGTAATTACCCATCATGAAAGGGTGCTATCCATAGCCGATGAAATAATTTTAATGTCCGATGGGGAAATAAAAGAAATGGGTCAGAGAGATAAAATGTTAGATCTTTTGAAATACAAATTCCGCTGTGATTTCTGGCAAAACTGCGAGGAGGGGGAAAAGGATGACATTAGATGCTTTAGATCGTGA
- a CDS encoding LysR family transcriptional regulator codes for MELYALWLFHKVAQNMSFTKTSEELHISQPAISKQIKKLEEELGLKLIEKYGKNIYLSKDGQFIFEYTKKIFALIEEMESQIPKLREKMLGHINIGASNTPGIYVLPKILGEFKGKYPEVKINLHIGNTYEIQKQILIGRLDFAVIGGEISEKESVEIERLVDDFMVLVCSPTNKLALLNFVERNQLVDQDFITHEPHSNLYEIVEDIIKTDLKIPLNIGLMLGSIDAIKNAVSANLGISIMPYISVKQDIALGHLRLLNCENKVWKYSYNLVYLKNRRLPVPAKILLQMIRERTRDVVLNHI; via the coding sequence ATGGAACTTTATGCTCTCTGGTTATTTCATAAGGTTGCCCAGAATATGAGTTTTACAAAAACTTCGGAAGAACTCCATATAAGTCAGCCTGCCATATCAAAACAAATAAAGAAATTAGAAGAAGAGCTGGGGCTGAAGTTAATCGAAAAATATGGTAAGAACATTTATCTCAGTAAAGATGGGCAGTTTATTTTCGAGTATACTAAAAAGATTTTTGCATTAATAGAAGAAATGGAGTCTCAAATACCTAAATTGAGAGAAAAAATGCTCGGACACATTAACATAGGGGCAAGCAATACTCCTGGTATTTATGTTCTGCCAAAGATCTTGGGGGAATTTAAAGGCAAGTATCCTGAAGTAAAAATCAACCTTCATATTGGAAATACTTATGAAATACAAAAACAGATTTTGATAGGGAGGCTTGATTTTGCTGTAATCGGAGGGGAAATTTCAGAAAAGGAAAGTGTGGAAATTGAGAGGCTGGTAGATGATTTTATGGTCCTCGTATGTTCTCCAACAAATAAGCTTGCTCTATTAAACTTTGTGGAAAGGAATCAATTAGTAGACCAGGATTTTATTACCCATGAACCTCATTCCAATCTCTATGAAATTGTAGAGGATATAATTAAAACAGATTTAAAAATTCCTCTGAATATAGGGTTAATGCTGGGGAGTATAGATGCGATAAAGAACGCCGTTTCGGCAAATTTAGGTATTTCTATTATGCCCTATATATCGGTAAAACAGGATATTGCACTGGGACATCTAAGATTATTAAACTGTGAAAATAAAGTCTGGAAGTATTCGTATAATCTTGTTTACCTGAAAAATCGCAGGTTACCGGTTCCTGCAAAAATATTACTTCAGATGATTCGGGAAAGGACCAGGGATGTGGTCCTGAATCATATTTAG
- the leuS gene encoding leucine--tRNA ligase — protein MVYDFKKIEQKWQKIWEEQKIYKVYEDTKKPKYYCLEMFPYPSGKLHMGHVRNYSIGDVVARYKRMNGYNVLHPMGWDAFGLPAENAAIKHKIHPAKWTWDNINNMKRQLKELGISYDWDREVATCHPDYYKWTQWFFLKLYEMGLAYRKKAYVNWCPSCATVLANEQVVDGKCERCGTEVGKKNLEQWFFKITEYAEELLEDLKKLPGWPEKVKIMQQNWIGKSEGVEVYFTAEKTNDKIAVFTTRPDTIFGVTYLVLAPEHPLVNTLCEGTPYEKEVKEFQKKMEKLNEITRTSTETEKEGLFIGAYAINPVNNERIPIWIANYVLLDYGTGAVMGVPAHDQRDFEFAKKYNLPIKLVIKPAEGDWKTEEMEKAFTDEGVLINSCTFTGMQSEEAKKEIGKFMEQRGIGKITINYKLRDWLISRQRYWGAPIPIIYCEKCGIVPVPEEQLPILLPENVEFNPKGTSPLLLCEEFLNTTCPKCNSPAKRETDTMDTFMCSSWYYYRYTDPKNSEKPFDETKLKYWMPVDQYIGGVEHAILHLMYSRFFNKAMRDAGLVHVDEPFTNLLTQGMVLKDGAKMSKSLGNIVSPEEIVEKYGADTARLFILFASPPEKDLEWSDQGVEGCFRFLSRVWRLVEELSEKFAEPVKNEHIDKNARRLIHKTIKKVTTDIEERFNFNTAISAIMEMVNGINSLKEEISGDVVKEAAENLLLMLAPFAPHITEELWERIGNKGSIHLMSWPKYDEKAILEEEVEVVVQVNGKVRAKILVPADITEKELESMAISNEKISSYLQNKQIIKIITVPNKLVNIVVK, from the coding sequence ATGGTCTACGATTTTAAGAAGATCGAACAGAAATGGCAGAAAATCTGGGAAGAACAAAAGATTTATAAAGTTTATGAAGATACAAAAAAGCCCAAATACTATTGCTTGGAAATGTTTCCTTATCCCTCGGGGAAATTACATATGGGACATGTAAGAAATTATTCCATTGGCGACGTTGTGGCAAGGTACAAGAGAATGAACGGTTACAATGTCCTTCATCCCATGGGATGGGATGCCTTCGGTTTACCCGCGGAGAATGCAGCTATCAAGCATAAGATTCATCCGGCAAAATGGACATGGGATAATATAAACAATATGAAAAGGCAATTAAAAGAACTGGGTATTAGTTATGACTGGGATAGGGAAGTTGCTACCTGTCATCCCGATTACTATAAATGGACTCAATGGTTCTTCCTGAAATTGTATGAAATGGGTCTTGCATATCGAAAAAAGGCATATGTGAACTGGTGTCCCTCCTGTGCTACTGTTCTTGCTAATGAACAGGTGGTAGACGGCAAATGCGAGAGATGCGGTACCGAAGTGGGGAAGAAAAATCTTGAACAATGGTTTTTTAAAATAACCGAATATGCGGAGGAGTTGCTGGAAGACCTTAAAAAACTTCCGGGATGGCCTGAAAAAGTAAAAATAATGCAGCAAAACTGGATAGGAAAAAGCGAGGGGGTAGAGGTTTACTTTACTGCGGAAAAAACCAATGATAAGATAGCAGTTTTTACAACAAGGCCCGATACCATATTTGGCGTAACTTATTTGGTTCTTGCTCCGGAACATCCATTGGTAAACACACTATGTGAAGGGACTCCCTATGAAAAAGAAGTAAAAGAATTTCAGAAAAAAATGGAAAAATTAAACGAGATAACAAGAACCTCTACGGAAACGGAAAAAGAAGGTCTTTTTATAGGGGCTTATGCTATTAACCCGGTTAACAACGAGAGAATACCCATATGGATTGCAAACTATGTCCTTTTGGATTACGGAACGGGTGCGGTTATGGGTGTTCCTGCTCACGACCAGAGGGATTTCGAATTCGCTAAAAAATATAATTTGCCTATAAAATTAGTAATAAAGCCTGCTGAAGGCGATTGGAAAACGGAAGAGATGGAAAAAGCCTTTACGGATGAGGGTGTACTCATCAATTCGTGTACCTTTACCGGGATGCAGAGCGAAGAAGCTAAAAAGGAAATAGGTAAATTCATGGAACAAAGGGGAATCGGAAAAATCACGATAAATTACAAGTTAAGGGACTGGCTTATTTCGAGACAAAGGTACTGGGGGGCTCCCATTCCTATTATCTACTGCGAAAAATGCGGCATAGTGCCGGTTCCGGAAGAACAGTTGCCTATATTGCTTCCGGAAAATGTGGAATTTAACCCTAAGGGCACTTCACCACTACTTTTATGTGAGGAATTTTTAAATACCACCTGCCCCAAATGTAATAGCCCTGCCAAGAGGGAAACGGATACAATGGACACTTTTATGTGCTCCTCCTGGTATTACTATAGATACACCGACCCTAAAAACAGCGAAAAACCTTTTGATGAAACAAAATTGAAGTACTGGATGCCCGTAGACCAGTATATCGGTGGGGTAGAACATGCCATACTTCACCTTATGTATTCGAGGTTTTTCAATAAAGCAATGCGAGATGCCGGCCTTGTTCATGTAGATGAGCCTTTCACTAATTTATTGACCCAGGGGATGGTATTAAAAGATGGCGCAAAAATGTCAAAATCCCTTGGAAATATTGTAAGCCCTGAAGAAATAGTAGAAAAATACGGAGCGGATACAGCAAGACTCTTTATCCTTTTTGCCTCTCCACCTGAAAAGGACCTGGAATGGAGCGATCAGGGCGTGGAGGGCTGCTTCAGATTCCTTTCAAGGGTATGGCGGCTTGTTGAGGAACTCTCGGAAAAATTCGCAGAACCGGTGAAAAACGAGCACATCGATAAAAATGCACGCCGTTTAATCCATAAAACGATTAAAAAAGTTACGACAGATATCGAAGAAAGGTTTAATTTTAACACAGCAATAAGTGCAATAATGGAAATGGTGAACGGCATCAACTCTTTAAAGGAAGAAATTTCAGGGGATGTGGTAAAAGAAGCGGCAGAAAATTTACTGTTGATGCTGGCGCCTTTTGCCCCGCATATTACCGAGGAATTATGGGAAAGGATTGGGAACAAGGGGAGCATACATTTGATGTCCTGGCCCAAATACGATGAAAAAGCTATTTTAGAAGAAGAAGTGGAGGTAGTGGTTCAGGTTAACGGAAAAGTGAGGGCAAAAATACTCGTTCCTGCTGATATAACCGAAAAAGAGCTTGAATCCATGGCAATAAGCAATGAAAAAATATCTTCTTATTTACAAAATAAACAAATTATAAAAATTATTACCGTCCCGAACAAATTGGTAAATATTGTTGTAAAATGA
- a CDS encoding LCP family protein, protein MKRYFKVFIAIILFFALSFGSGFYFTYRNLLSNRNTEGEEDSVLQEAEKNGHVNILLLGLDAGTIGADEKHNRYRSDTMMLFSLDLKDKKVNVLSIPRDTRVVLPGEGFQKINAAMAYGGPDLAVDVVSKLLNVPVHYYVTVNYEGFKKIVDAIGGIEIEIDRRMKYDDNAGNLHIDLKPGFQVLDGEKAEQFVRFRHYPEGDIARVRAQQKFIKATAKALLQPANILKIPRLIQIVQENVKTDISPVNLVKLANFARQLKEEDVETYTLPGTGQYIGGVSYFIPEEEKVKELVNAIFYDKNGIKVAVLNGSGYSGVASEIAKKLESMGFTVVKVANADSFDYDTTTVLYPKEKPEYAKEISKILNNPILKEDENNNDDVATIILGKDIKNN, encoded by the coding sequence ATGAAAAGGTACTTTAAGGTGTTTATTGCGATTATTTTATTTTTTGCGCTTTCTTTTGGAAGCGGTTTTTATTTTACCTATAGGAATTTATTGAGCAATCGAAATACTGAAGGGGAAGAAGATTCAGTTTTACAAGAGGCTGAAAAAAATGGCCATGTGAATATTTTACTTTTGGGACTTGATGCAGGTACCATTGGTGCCGATGAAAAGCATAATAGATACCGTTCCGATACAATGATGCTTTTTAGTTTGGATTTAAAGGATAAAAAGGTCAATGTGCTATCAATTCCGAGGGATACGAGGGTGGTTTTACCGGGGGAGGGATTCCAGAAGATAAATGCAGCTATGGCCTATGGAGGTCCTGACCTTGCGGTGGATGTGGTAAGCAAATTACTCAATGTCCCCGTTCATTATTACGTTACGGTAAATTATGAAGGTTTTAAAAAAATAGTCGATGCTATTGGCGGAATTGAAATAGAAATCGATCGGAGAATGAAATATGATGATAATGCGGGGAACCTTCATATAGATCTTAAACCGGGATTTCAGGTACTGGATGGAGAAAAAGCCGAGCAATTTGTAAGGTTCAGGCATTACCCGGAGGGAGACATAGCAAGAGTAAGAGCGCAGCAAAAATTCATAAAGGCTACTGCAAAAGCCTTACTCCAACCCGCAAATATACTGAAAATCCCCAGGCTAATTCAAATTGTACAGGAAAATGTGAAAACCGATATCAGCCCTGTAAACCTTGTTAAACTGGCTAATTTTGCAAGACAATTAAAAGAAGAAGATGTAGAAACTTATACCCTTCCCGGTACCGGGCAGTATATAGGGGGAGTAAGTTATTTTATACCTGAAGAGGAGAAAGTTAAGGAGCTGGTAAATGCTATATTTTACGATAAAAATGGAATAAAAGTAGCAGTTTTAAACGGAAGTGGATATTCGGGGGTTGCCAGCGAGATTGCAAAGAAATTGGAATCCATGGGATTTACCGTAGTAAAAGTTGCTAACGCGGATAGTTTCGACTATGACACTACCACCGTTTTATATCCTAAAGAAAAACCCGAGTATGCAAAGGAAATATCAAAAATATTGAATAATCCAATATTGAAAGAAGATGAAAATAATAACGACGATGTAGCTACGATTATTCTGGGAAAGGATATAAAGAATAATTAG
- a CDS encoding SufB/SufD family protein, giving the protein MTLDALDRELLKTIADLHDIPSGAVNIRKDGQGIERKSTKNITIEPKQDKSGINIYVAPNTRNEAVHFPVLLTLSGITDVVYNTIEIGENSDVILIAGCGIHNPGSKKSQHDGIHEIRVKKGAKMKYIEKHFGGGEGKGERVLNPKTVLVLEENSIAEMELTQLKGVDSTVRVTDAIVKKGGKLVITERLLTHGDQEAISKINIILEGEGASAEVISRSVAKENSKQIFKPEIIARAKSRGHVVCDSIIMENGKISSSPAISAEHPDAELTHEAAIGKIAQDQLLKLMTLGLSEDEAVDVILRGFLK; this is encoded by the coding sequence ATGACATTAGATGCTTTAGATCGTGAGTTATTAAAGACCATAGCCGATCTTCACGATATACCATCAGGAGCTGTTAATATACGAAAGGATGGACAGGGCATTGAAAGAAAATCTACAAAGAATATTACGATAGAACCCAAACAAGATAAGTCAGGTATAAATATTTACGTGGCACCCAATACAAGAAACGAAGCAGTACATTTTCCCGTTTTGTTGACATTATCCGGTATTACCGATGTGGTATACAATACCATTGAGATCGGGGAGAATTCCGATGTAATTTTAATTGCAGGTTGCGGAATTCATAATCCGGGTTCTAAAAAATCACAGCATGATGGTATTCACGAGATAAGAGTAAAAAAAGGAGCAAAAATGAAATACATCGAAAAACATTTCGGAGGAGGAGAGGGTAAGGGAGAAAGGGTTTTAAACCCCAAAACCGTCCTGGTTTTAGAAGAAAATTCCATTGCGGAAATGGAACTGACCCAGCTTAAAGGAGTTGACAGCACAGTAAGAGTAACCGATGCAATAGTAAAAAAAGGGGGAAAATTAGTAATTACGGAGAGACTTTTAACTCATGGTGATCAGGAAGCCATTTCAAAAATAAACATAATTCTTGAGGGAGAAGGTGCAAGTGCAGAGGTAATATCCAGGTCGGTAGCCAAGGAAAATTCCAAACAGATTTTTAAACCGGAAATTATTGCACGAGCAAAATCCAGGGGACATGTGGTATGTGACTCTATAATAATGGAGAACGGTAAAATAAGCTCTTCCCCAGCAATTTCTGCGGAACACCCCGATGCAGAACTTACCCATGAAGCTGCAATAGGAAAGATTGCTCAGGACCAGCTTCTAAAACTTATGACCCTGGGGCTCTCCGAAGATGAAGCAGTGGATGTAATACTGAGGGGCTTTTTAAAATGA
- the selA gene encoding L-seryl-tRNA(Sec) selenium transferase, whose protein sequence is MSLNDTLRKLPKIGDLIERPEIRELVYIHGKKVVLKAAREAVNELRGHLILLETSQPLKETLTEENLIKEAIKIIVEKLEEYKSFSLKKVINATGVVLHTNLGRAPLPKEVLENINNIASGYSNLEFDLDEGERGERYSHVKNLLMELTGAEDAMVVNNNAGAVLLCLSALSKGKEVIVSRGELIEIGGSFRIPDVMLQSGAKLVEVGTTNKTHLYDYERAINENTSLLMKVHTSNYRIIGFTSGVERHELKKLAEKYNLVFMEDLGSGVLVDLRKYGIPYEPTVQDSVKAGVDVVTFSGDKLLGGPQAGIIVGRREIIEKVKKHPLNRALRIDKLTLASMEAILKIYLEGNIERIPVIKMISKDLETLKRDAEKLAEGLNSILKEKGSAVILDDLSEVGGGSLPGVQMPTKVVALRVCGLEPEEISKKLRSAKIPVIGRINKNEYLLDVRTMNEEDIFYTIDMVGKIIWEI, encoded by the coding sequence TTGAGTCTAAATGATACCTTAAGGAAGCTTCCAAAAATAGGAGATTTGATAGAAAGGCCTGAAATAAGGGAATTAGTTTACATTCATGGGAAAAAAGTGGTTTTGAAAGCCGCAAGAGAAGCTGTAAACGAATTGAGAGGGCATCTAATCCTATTGGAAACTTCCCAACCTTTGAAAGAAACATTAACGGAAGAAAATCTAATAAAGGAAGCGATAAAAATTATTGTTGAGAAATTAGAAGAATATAAGTCTTTCAGTTTAAAAAAGGTGATAAATGCTACTGGTGTAGTACTGCATACAAATTTGGGAAGGGCTCCCCTGCCGAAAGAGGTGTTAGAAAATATAAATAATATAGCTTCCGGCTATTCAAATTTAGAATTTGACCTGGATGAAGGGGAAAGAGGGGAAAGGTATTCACATGTAAAGAATCTTTTAATGGAACTTACCGGTGCTGAAGATGCGATGGTGGTAAATAATAATGCCGGAGCGGTACTTCTTTGCCTTTCTGCACTTTCTAAAGGCAAAGAAGTGATTGTATCCCGGGGAGAGTTAATTGAAATAGGCGGGAGTTTCAGGATACCCGATGTAATGCTCCAGAGCGGAGCAAAACTTGTGGAAGTGGGGACTACAAATAAAACTCATTTATACGATTATGAAAGGGCAATTAATGAAAATACATCCCTTTTAATGAAAGTACATACGAGCAATTACAGGATTATCGGATTTACTTCCGGCGTAGAAAGGCATGAATTAAAAAAACTGGCGGAAAAATATAATTTGGTTTTTATGGAAGATCTGGGCAGTGGCGTTTTAGTCGATCTAAGAAAATACGGGATTCCCTATGAACCCACAGTACAGGATTCTGTTAAGGCGGGAGTTGATGTGGTTACCTTCAGCGGAGATAAACTTCTGGGAGGGCCTCAAGCGGGGATTATTGTAGGTCGAAGGGAAATAATTGAAAAAGTTAAAAAACACCCTTTAAATAGGGCATTGAGAATCGATAAGCTTACCCTTGCATCAATGGAAGCAATATTAAAAATATATTTGGAAGGAAATATTGAAAGAATCCCGGTGATAAAAATGATTTCAAAGGATTTAGAAACCTTGAAAAGGGATGCGGAAAAATTGGCAGAAGGTTTAAACTCTATTTTGAAAGAAAAGGGTAGTGCCGTGATTCTTGATGACCTTTCGGAAGTTGGAGGGGGTTCCCTTCCTGGCGTTCAGATGCCTACGAAAGTAGTTGCCTTAAGGGTTTGCGGTTTGGAACCCGAAGAAATTTCGAAAAAATTAAGGTCGGCCAAGATTCCCGTTATAGGTCGCATCAATAAAAATGAATATTTACTTGATGTAAGAACGATGAACGAGGAGGATATTTTTTACACTATCGATATGGTGGGGAAGATAATATGGGAAATATAA
- a CDS encoding ComEA family DNA-binding protein, translating into MMGEKFNLSKREKILVLIILVLVFLLVFFFKNMAGQEEVAFKLEGAENLKDPEIMEKEIFVYITGAVKNPGVYKLRDGDRVKDLVEIAGGLDENADLLSVNLAKKLTDEEKIHIPRVDESGSEKSVKDGRININTADETELDKLPGIGPSLAKRIIDYRNTHGPFKKIDEIKNVAGIGDKKFQDIKDLIKTE; encoded by the coding sequence ATGATGGGGGAAAAATTCAATTTATCAAAAAGAGAAAAGATTTTAGTATTAATAATTTTAGTATTAGTATTCTTGCTCGTTTTCTTTTTTAAAAATATGGCCGGACAGGAAGAAGTGGCTTTTAAATTAGAGGGTGCCGAGAATTTAAAAGATCCGGAGATAATGGAAAAGGAGATTTTCGTATATATCACCGGTGCCGTCAAAAACCCCGGTGTATATAAATTAAGGGATGGAGACCGGGTAAAAGATTTGGTGGAAATTGCCGGGGGATTAGATGAAAATGCTGATTTGCTTAGCGTAAATCTTGCCAAAAAATTAACCGATGAGGAAAAAATACACATTCCTAGGGTGGACGAAAGCGGCTCCGAAAAGTCTGTAAAGGATGGCAGAATTAATATTAATACTGCGGATGAGACCGAACTGGATAAACTGCCGGGTATAGGACCTTCGCTGGCTAAAAGGATTATTGATTATAGAAATACTCATGGTCCTTTTAAAAAAATAGATGAAATAAAAAATGTAGCCGGTATCGGAGATAAAAAATTTCAAGACATAAAGGATTTAATAAAAACCGAATAA